The Nocardia sp. NBC_01503 sequence TGCGGCGCAGCGTCGGCGGGCTCATGGCGAGCTCGGCGGCGATATCGTCCGCACCCGGCCAGTCGCCGTCGAGTCCGCGCTGCAGAATGCGCCGCACCCGCGCGGCCGGTGAGATGGAGTAGTCGCGCGGCCCGAGCACCCCGGAGGGCGCGTTGCGCAGGAACGCCTGCAACTCGTCCTCACCGCGATTGATCGGCTGCTCCAGCAGGGCGGCATCGAATACCAGCGTCGGATCCGTGGCCGAGAAGACAACGGGCGCACCGAAAACCACGTCGTAGTCGTCGACCTCGGGATCACGCGGATACGGCACCTCCACCCGCCGCAACCGCAGTCGCCCGCCGATCGTCCAGGCCATGAACCGGTGCGTAATCGTCAGCATGGTGTCGATGACGATGCCAGGCGGTCGACCCGCCTCGCTCATATCGAAGCTGACCCGCGCCTCACCGTCATCTTCGGTGAGCCGGAGCCGCGGCAGCCCCGGCAGCGACCGCCGAAAACTCTCGAACCGGCGAATGGCCGCCCCGAGTGTGGGCGCACCCATCAATCCGAAACACACCAGCCGCAGCGTCCCGCGCGGCATCGGCCGCAATCCGAGCCCGAGCAATTCGTCATCGGTGGCCCGCCACAACCCCTGCACCATCCGCACGGCCTGATCGATGGTGACCCGGGAACGCCCCTCCGCCAACAGATCCGGCGAAATCCCCGCCTCCGCCAGCAGCCCGGTGATATCCCACCCACGCTGTCCGGCGAGTTCGACAATGGCCCGAACTCGCTGGATCGGCAGGGTGCTTCCGGCCTCGGCAGACATCCGCCCGACCGTATCAATCCGACCCCCACCGCCCACCGCCCGCCTCACCAACTCGCGAGGTCCGAGCCCGTTTTGGTGTATCCGCCCCACCCGTGTACTGTTCTGTTCACACCGACGCGGGGTGGAGCAGCTCGGTAGCTCGCTGGGCTCATAACCCAGAGGTCGCAGGTTCAAATCCTGTCCCCGCTACTACATGTGATCAGGGAAAACGGCTCCGGAACCATTGGTTCCGGGGCCGTTTTCGTTGGAATGGCAACGGATTTGGCAACGTTGGTCGAACCAAGCGTTATTCGTGGGTGGCTTCCCACGCTGTTCGCGGTGTCCGCCCGACAAGGGGGCGCGATTGGCGGCGCCTTCGTCCTGGCCGCGCAAGTTGACGATTGTTGCGAGCATTCTCGGTGGGGGAGCCGTCGATCGATCCGATACGTGCAGACACTCTTCTCGTCCTCGGTGAGATTCCTTGTTCGGACGGGAACTCATCGCCAAGTGAGGTGGCATGAGGAACTGAGGGTTCCGGGAGTCGCTTCGCCGGTTCTGCGCAGCGTTGCGCACGGTCGTGTCCGATCAGGCGTCGTAAAATTCCGGCCGATAGAGATCATGTGAAGGTCGGTGGGTTGGCGCGATGGCCTTCCGATTCCGGTGAAATCGACGAGCCTCGAAAAGGATTCGATATCCGATGAAATCTATTCCGGGCGAAAGCTTTCGAGCGGCAATGGGGATCGTGGCCGCCGCGATGTTGGTGGCCCTGGGGCCTGGAGTGGGTATCGCCGCTGCCGAACCGGCCGCCGTCGACCCCGTCGCGATCGATGAATTCATCGCCGACTATCTGGCGCACACCCGGCTGCCGGGTGTGGCGATCGCGGTGACGCACGGTGATCAGATCGTGCGCGCGACCGGATACGGCCACGACTCCTCGGGCACGAATCTGACCGGTGCCACCAAGATGCCGATCGCCTCGCTGAGCAAGTCGTTCACCTCTGCGGCGGTCCTGCAGTTGGTCGATGCCGGGAAGGTGGATCTCGATACGCCGGTGCGGCACTATGTTCCGGAATTCTGGATGAGGGATTCGCGCGCGGATCGAATCACCGTGCGCCAGTTGTTGAACCAGACCTCGGGCATGTCGGACCGTACGTTCCCGGACATCCGGATGCCGGTGCCGAATTCGCTGGCGGCGGCGGTCGATCGACTGCATTCCGCCGAGTTGGCGACCGATCCCGGCACCGCGTTTCATTACCACAATCCCAATTTCCAAGTCGCGGCGCGAGTGGTCGAGGTGGTCAGCGGAATACCGTTCGCCAACTACATGACCGAGCGGGTTTTCAAGCCGCTCGGAATGAATTCCACCTCGACTGTGAACGACACCACGGCGGCGAGTGATCTCACGCATGGATACATTCGGGCGTACGGGCTGCCGTTCGCCGCCGGGGAACCCGAGGTATTCGTGGGCGGCAGCCACGGTGTTCTCACCACCGCCGAGGATATGACCCGCTGGTTGATGGCTCAGAACGATCAGGGCCGCATTCCCGGAGGCGGCCAGTTGTTGTCCCCGGCCTCGATCGATGCCATGCATACCCCGTCGAAAATCAGCGACTACGCCATGGGCTGGTTCAGCAGGAAGACCGACAGCGGAGCCGCCGAACTCGTCCATACCGGTGAGTGGTTCACCTATACCGCGGAGCAGGTTCTGCTGCCCGAATCCGACTACGGCATAGTCGTCATGGTTCCGGCGGGCACCCAGTTGCAGGACGAGCCCGCGATCATCACTAACGGCCTCATCGCGCTGGTCTCCGGCGCCGAGCCCGAAGTGAGGAATCCCGCCGGCTTCCGCGCCGACTGGGTGCTCGCGGCCCTGACGGTGCTGACAATCGTCCTGGGGGTCCTCGGCTTCGTCCGCGCTCGTCGGTGGGCCGCAAAGCAATCGGGACGGCCCGTATGGGCGGTCGTGCTGCGCCAGGTGCCGTACCTGCTGCCGGTGCTGGCGCTCGCGCTGGCGCCCAACAATCTGACAATGGCTGTTCGCGGCCGTGCCAGCACCTTCGAAATCATGTGCTATGTCATGCCGGCGCTCATGATTTGGCTGGGCGTCGCGGCGCTGCTCGGGATCGGCTTGATTATTGTCCGAACGACACTGTGGGTGCGCCAACGTGGTTCGTCGGCCACCGGGCCGAGTTCACCGATGGCACCCGGTGACGATCCCGGCCACAGTCGAGCATCCACCGGCCAGCCGTGAGCGGTAGCAACCGTTGCGGTAGGCGGGGCGATCGGGTTCGGTTCGGTGGTCGCCGGGGTGAGCGCACATCACCCCGGCAGCGCCTGGGCAGCCAATTATTGCGATGGTGACAGGGCATGTGAGATCACGGCTCCACAGTCGTAACCGATCAGTTCGCGAACGTGTTCTGGCTGAATTCCACCATCGCCGGCACCGGCTGGCGAGCTGTGTCCGAAACCCAGCCGGACGTCAACGGGCGGAAATAGATCGCGTCGGCAGTGCCCCGGCCGGATACTCCGTCCCCGAGGCCGGTGAATCACAAGGTGCGGGACGTGGAGGATTGTGCGGAGATCCGCAGGGGCGCTCTCGGTCAGGCCAGAGCTAGGAAGAGTTTCTCGAGCTTCTTCGTGTCGACGCTGTCCGGGCCGTCTTTCACCAGGCAGTGCTGCAGCCCGGTGGCCACGAGTGCGTAGCCGCTACGGCTGAGCGCCTTGTTGACCGCGGCGAGCTGGGTGAGGATGTCCTCGCAATCGGCGCCGTCCTCCATCATTCGGATGACCGAGGCGAGATGCCCGTGTGCTCGCTTCATCCGGGTTATCACGGCCTTCATTTCGTCGTGCTCGAGTTGCATCGCACTTCTCCTTCACTGGACCACGCCGGGCCGGTA is a genomic window containing:
- a CDS encoding metal-sensitive transcriptional regulator, which gives rise to MQLEHDEMKAVITRMKRAHGHLASVIRMMEDGADCEDILTQLAAVNKALSRSGYALVATGLQHCLVKDGPDSVDTKKLEKLFLALA
- a CDS encoding AraC family transcriptional regulator, giving the protein MSAEAGSTLPIQRVRAIVELAGQRGWDITGLLAEAGISPDLLAEGRSRVTIDQAVRMVQGLWRATDDELLGLGLRPMPRGTLRLVCFGLMGAPTLGAAIRRFESFRRSLPGLPRLRLTEDDGEARVSFDMSEAGRPPGIVIDTMLTITHRFMAWTIGGRLRLRRVEVPYPRDPEVDDYDVVFGAPVVFSATDPTLVFDAALLEQPINRGEDELQAFLRNAPSGVLGPRDYSISPAARVRRILQRGLDGDWPGADDIAAELAMSPPTLRRKLRDEHTSLKEIREQILRDAAIASLVRGDETVTALSRRLGFSEPSAFSRAFRRWTGSAPGSYQR
- a CDS encoding serine hydrolase domain-containing protein, which produces MKSIPGESFRAAMGIVAAAMLVALGPGVGIAAAEPAAVDPVAIDEFIADYLAHTRLPGVAIAVTHGDQIVRATGYGHDSSGTNLTGATKMPIASLSKSFTSAAVLQLVDAGKVDLDTPVRHYVPEFWMRDSRADRITVRQLLNQTSGMSDRTFPDIRMPVPNSLAAAVDRLHSAELATDPGTAFHYHNPNFQVAARVVEVVSGIPFANYMTERVFKPLGMNSTSTVNDTTAASDLTHGYIRAYGLPFAAGEPEVFVGGSHGVLTTAEDMTRWLMAQNDQGRIPGGGQLLSPASIDAMHTPSKISDYAMGWFSRKTDSGAAELVHTGEWFTYTAEQVLLPESDYGIVVMVPAGTQLQDEPAIITNGLIALVSGAEPEVRNPAGFRADWVLAALTVLTIVLGVLGFVRARRWAAKQSGRPVWAVVLRQVPYLLPVLALALAPNNLTMAVRGRASTFEIMCYVMPALMIWLGVAALLGIGLIIVRTTLWVRQRGSSATGPSSPMAPGDDPGHSRASTGQP